The proteins below come from a single Cyanobacteriota bacterium genomic window:
- a CDS encoding restriction endonuclease: MMPHPDKAILDELFPYIQRYQELATKHGINDIFQDNGGKILQVLLVTGLVILPGREGNDAVDEFGNEYELKSVNIALTKSFSTHHHINPRIIEKYRQVDWIFAVYRGINLIAIYKLTPTDLEYFYNQWEVRWHSRGGKDINNPKIPLKYVMEHGSLLYSAEG; the protein is encoded by the coding sequence ATGATGCCCCATCCAGATAAAGCAATTCTCGATGAGTTGTTCCCATATATCCAAAGGTATCAAGAGCTTGCGACCAAGCATGGTATCAACGATATTTTCCAGGATAACGGCGGTAAGATTCTTCAAGTTTTGCTAGTGACTGGATTAGTAATTTTGCCTGGTCGAGAAGGCAATGACGCTGTAGATGAATTTGGCAACGAGTATGAGCTAAAGTCAGTAAATATAGCTTTGACTAAGAGCTTTTCAACACATCATCACATCAATCCCAGAATTATCGAAAAATATAGACAGGTAGATTGGATATTTGCCGTATACAGAGGAATTAACCTTATTGCTATATACAAGCTGACTCCAACTGATCTTGAGTATTTTTACAATCAGTGGGAAGTAAGATGGCATAGCCGGGGTGGAAAAGATATCAACAACCCTAAAATTCCACTTAAGTACGTGATGGAGCATGGATCTCTTTTGTACTCAGCCGAAGGTTAA